A portion of the Micromonospora tarapacensis genome contains these proteins:
- a CDS encoding sensor histidine kinase yields the protein MLSPRTRDGRRPSSLQSAARLGRLRIWLTVLLVVLNTTGLVGMGGVALLIHAEQRAEVEAAELLRAASTAVALLSYDSGSLDLGNLSTDPTARGSAGVFVFEGLRDDVTLVFAHPAQLPVVPAADLTAPARAVWRTGVGLSTDVADGYGERLRLLAMPFRHPVTAGVAGTVVVVGDPRPGQQAHRRLAGALVAGGALFMLVSGVGGHLLARRGTRPAVETLGQQERFIADAAHELRAPLTAMRLVTEAALTDPGRQPATLRQVLRSTERLAGSVDALLTRARLVAGLRDLERQPFRLDQLAEEVVAEHIQPPHTAHIATSPVVTHGDPTLVRMAVQNLVTNAIRHGRVEQRPCRLTLTVTQGQVRVGDDGPGLGDWSVDPVRQRFRSGTADGVGLGLAITAWVAVLHGGGLRLEPGTAGGTDAVLTLPDRVSRWRRYRRV from the coding sequence GTGCTGAGCCCGCGCACCCGGGACGGCCGCCGGCCCTCGTCGCTGCAGAGCGCGGCACGTCTGGGCCGGCTGCGGATCTGGTTGACCGTGCTGCTGGTCGTCCTCAACACGACCGGGCTCGTCGGCATGGGTGGGGTCGCCCTGCTGATCCACGCGGAGCAGCGCGCCGAGGTGGAGGCGGCGGAACTGCTCCGCGCGGCCAGCACCGCGGTCGCGCTGCTCTCCTACGACTCGGGCTCGCTCGACCTGGGCAACCTGAGCACCGACCCGACCGCGCGGGGCTCGGCCGGGGTGTTCGTCTTCGAGGGCCTGCGCGACGACGTCACGCTGGTCTTCGCCCACCCCGCCCAGCTGCCGGTCGTCCCGGCAGCCGACCTGACCGCGCCGGCCCGTGCGGTGTGGCGCACCGGGGTCGGGTTGAGCACCGACGTCGCCGACGGGTACGGGGAGCGGCTGCGCCTGCTGGCGATGCCGTTCCGTCATCCGGTGACCGCAGGGGTGGCCGGCACGGTGGTCGTGGTCGGTGATCCACGCCCCGGCCAGCAGGCGCACCGCCGCCTCGCCGGGGCGCTGGTCGCCGGTGGTGCCCTCTTCATGCTGGTCAGCGGCGTCGGCGGTCATCTGTTGGCCCGTCGGGGCACCCGTCCCGCCGTGGAGACGCTGGGTCAGCAGGAGCGGTTCATCGCCGACGCCGCGCACGAACTGCGTGCCCCGTTGACCGCGATGCGTCTGGTCACCGAGGCCGCCCTGACCGATCCCGGCCGGCAGCCGGCGACGCTGCGTCAGGTGTTGCGCTCGACCGAGCGACTCGCCGGCTCGGTCGACGCCCTGCTGACCCGGGCCCGGCTGGTCGCCGGGCTACGTGACCTGGAACGCCAACCGTTCCGGCTGGACCAACTCGCCGAGGAGGTGGTGGCGGAGCACATCCAACCGCCACACACGGCACACATCGCGACCTCACCGGTCGTCACCCACGGCGATCCGACGCTGGTCCGGATGGCCGTGCAGAACCTGGTGACCAATGCCATCCGGCACGGCCGCGTCGAGCAACGGCCGTGCCGGCTGACCCTGACCGTGACCCAGGGCCAGGTCCGCGTCGGCGACGACGGGCCCGGTCTCGGCGACTGGTCCGTGGATCCGGTGCGACAGCGGTTCCGCAGCGGAACCGCCGACGGGGTGGGCCTCGGATTGGCGATCACCGCCTGGGTGGCCGTGCTGCACGGCGGCGGACTGCGGCTCGAACCGGGGACGGCCGGTGGGACGGACGCCGTGCTCACCCTCCCGGACCGGGTCTCCCGGTGGCGGCGCTACCGTCGGGTCTGA
- a CDS encoding COG4315 family predicted lipoprotein, translating to MGTAAGTGRRVSLAVAATLLLTGCDRSPGAVPVSPVGSTPPAHPSGLFASTSQTLGAVVIDGQGYLLYRSDRDDRAPSRSRCTGSCAQRWLPVPAASDLRVVGINRQLVGTLARPDGRLQLTLDGWPLYGYAGDRAPGDATGQEVDGVWRVVRPDGSAATGRPGPGG from the coding sequence ATGGGAACTGCCGCGGGTACCGGGCGGCGAGTGTCGCTCGCCGTGGCCGCGACGCTGCTGCTCACCGGCTGTGACCGGTCACCGGGCGCGGTGCCGGTGTCACCGGTCGGTTCGACGCCGCCGGCGCACCCGTCGGGACTGTTCGCCAGTACCTCACAGACCCTGGGCGCCGTGGTGATCGACGGTCAGGGCTACCTGCTCTACCGGTCGGACCGGGACGATCGTGCACCGTCCCGGTCACGGTGCACGGGCAGTTGCGCCCAGCGGTGGCTGCCGGTGCCGGCCGCGTCCGACCTGCGGGTGGTGGGCATCAACCGGCAGCTGGTCGGCACCCTGGCGCGCCCGGACGGGCGGTTGCAGCTCACCCTCGACGGGTGGCCGCTCTACGGGTACGCCGGTGACCGGGCGCCCGGTGACGCCACCGGCCAGGAGGTCGACGGCGTCTGGCGGGTGGTCAGACCCGACGGTAGCGCCGCCACCGGGAGACCCGGTCCGGGAGGGTGA
- a CDS encoding branched-chain amino acid ABC transporter substrate-binding protein, whose protein sequence is MLALVALLAALAGCVSTPAAGTTAVAACVARIGVFGPLSGESANLGRNIGEGVRLAVGQHNRDRPDCPVRVVDFDSQGDPKRAPALAQRVVADQRILGVVGPAFSGESEAANPLLEQGSVATISASATAASLSERGWSTFHRMLGSDDTQGPAAGRYIENVLAGRKVFVIDDAGAYGQGLANKVIEVLGDRVVQSITLPPGSADLREVVGQLTAAEPDTIFYGGYYGEAGRLLRQARAAGVTATFVAGDGVKDDGFLAQAGYAAAQEAVITCPCRPPETVGGSFARDYHDQFGRPPGTFSAEAYDAATVFLRGIEAGQLSRRAMVRFVSSYEGPGLTTTVRFTPTGDLVDSSVTVWAYRVRGRAVVADQPIP, encoded by the coding sequence GTGCTCGCGCTGGTGGCGCTGCTGGCCGCCCTCGCCGGCTGCGTGAGCACGCCGGCCGCCGGCACCACGGCCGTGGCCGCCTGCGTGGCCCGGATCGGCGTCTTCGGCCCGCTCAGCGGCGAGTCGGCCAACCTCGGCCGCAACATCGGTGAGGGCGTACGCCTCGCGGTCGGCCAGCACAACCGGGACCGGCCCGACTGCCCGGTGCGGGTGGTGGACTTCGACTCCCAGGGTGACCCGAAGCGGGCACCGGCACTGGCCCAGCGGGTCGTGGCCGACCAGCGGATACTCGGGGTGGTCGGGCCGGCCTTCTCCGGTGAGTCGGAGGCCGCCAACCCGCTGCTGGAACAGGGCAGCGTGGCCACCATCAGCGCCTCGGCCACCGCGGCCAGCCTCAGCGAACGTGGCTGGTCCACCTTCCACCGGATGCTGGGCAGCGACGACACGCAGGGTCCGGCCGCCGGCCGGTACATCGAGAACGTCCTGGCCGGCCGGAAGGTGTTCGTCATCGACGACGCCGGCGCATACGGGCAGGGCCTCGCCAACAAGGTGATCGAGGTGCTGGGTGACCGGGTGGTGCAGAGCATCACGCTGCCGCCCGGAAGTGCCGATCTGCGCGAGGTGGTGGGTCAGCTGACGGCCGCGGAGCCGGACACCATCTTCTACGGCGGCTACTACGGCGAGGCGGGGCGGCTGCTGCGCCAGGCACGGGCGGCCGGCGTGACGGCGACCTTCGTGGCCGGCGACGGGGTCAAGGACGACGGGTTCCTCGCGCAGGCGGGCTACGCCGCCGCCCAGGAGGCCGTCATCACCTGCCCCTGCCGGCCGCCCGAGACCGTCGGCGGTTCGTTCGCGCGGGACTACCACGACCAGTTCGGACGGCCACCCGGCACGTTCAGCGCCGAGGCGTACGACGCGGCGACGGTGTTCCTGCGCGGCATCGAGGCCGGACAGCTCAGCCGGCGCGCCATGGTCCGCTTCGTCAGCTCCTACGAAGGACCCGGCCTCACCACCACGGTGCGGTTCACCCCGACCGGCGACCTCGTCGACTCGTCCGTCACCGTCTGGGCGTACCGGGTCCGCGGCAGGGCTGTGGTGGCCGATCAACCCATCCCCTGA
- the mhpA gene encoding bifunctional 3-(3-hydroxy-phenyl)propionate/3-hydroxycinnamic acid hydroxylase MhpA encodes MTAVPVAIVGAGPTGLTAATLLAQYGVGCLVLERWASVYPLPRAVALDDEVHRVLARLGIREEFAAVSRPHRGLRLVDRSMRVLAEFPRDTTPGRHGFPQGSMFDQPELEAILRRNLTEYDTVTLRGNTEVTALTQDGDGVRIDVTDTTTGEHDVLRAAYVLGCDGANSLSRTSIGAAMRDLGFTQRWLVIDVTTRADLGQWDGVHQLCDPARAATYMRVGKTRYRWEFQLAPGESADDCRDPARLHPLISPWTGDIPIAELEIVRASEYTFRAQLADRWRDRRVFLLGDAAHLTPPFIGQGMGAGLRDAMNLAWKLAGVLDGTLRGAVLDTYEIERRQHARAMIRLAKLVGTAMTAGGRAGDVIRRAVAPRLHLVPGLADLTSDSETPALRRSALVLRPRLRRTLAGRLCPNAILDGDRRLDDVAAGRFALVTSTEPPATLRAAVEKCGSVVVATRPGSELHRWLRNGRVDAAVVRPDGIVLGAGRRLSALCTFLPGFDGNLPRHPAGNDV; translated from the coding sequence ATGACCGCCGTTCCGGTGGCGATCGTCGGCGCCGGCCCCACCGGGCTCACCGCCGCGACGCTGCTCGCCCAGTACGGCGTCGGGTGTCTCGTCCTCGAACGGTGGGCGTCGGTCTATCCGCTACCCCGCGCCGTCGCCCTCGACGACGAGGTCCACCGCGTCCTCGCCCGCCTGGGGATCCGGGAGGAGTTCGCCGCCGTCTCCAGGCCACACCGGGGTCTGCGGCTCGTCGACCGGAGCATGCGGGTGCTGGCCGAGTTCCCGCGCGACACGACGCCGGGCAGGCACGGCTTCCCCCAGGGGAGCATGTTCGACCAACCGGAGCTGGAGGCGATCCTCCGCCGCAACCTCACGGAGTACGACACCGTCACGCTACGCGGCAACACCGAAGTCACCGCGCTGACCCAGGACGGCGACGGCGTTCGGATCGACGTCACCGACACCACCACCGGCGAGCACGACGTGCTTCGCGCGGCGTACGTCCTCGGTTGCGACGGTGCCAACAGTCTGTCCAGGACGTCGATCGGCGCCGCCATGCGCGACCTCGGGTTCACCCAACGCTGGCTCGTCATCGACGTGACCACCCGAGCCGACCTCGGCCAGTGGGACGGCGTACACCAGCTCTGCGACCCCGCCCGCGCCGCCACCTACATGCGAGTGGGAAAGACCCGCTACCGCTGGGAGTTTCAACTTGCGCCCGGCGAGAGCGCCGACGACTGTCGTGACCCGGCTCGACTGCACCCGCTGATCTCGCCGTGGACCGGGGACATCCCCATCGCGGAGTTGGAGATCGTCCGCGCGTCCGAGTACACCTTCCGCGCGCAGCTCGCCGACCGGTGGCGCGACCGCCGCGTGTTCCTGCTCGGCGACGCCGCCCACCTCACCCCGCCCTTCATCGGCCAGGGCATGGGCGCCGGGTTGCGGGACGCCATGAACCTTGCCTGGAAACTCGCCGGCGTACTCGACGGAACCCTGCGCGGGGCGGTCCTCGACACCTACGAGATCGAACGCAGGCAGCACGCCCGCGCCATGATCAGGTTGGCGAAGCTGGTCGGCACCGCGATGACCGCCGGTGGCCGGGCCGGCGACGTCATCCGCCGCGCGGTGGCGCCGCGGCTGCACCTGGTGCCCGGCCTCGCCGACCTCACCTCGGACAGCGAGACACCCGCGCTGCGCCGGTCCGCCCTGGTGCTGCGGCCACGCCTGCGCCGCACCCTCGCGGGCCGGCTGTGCCCGAACGCGATCCTCGACGGCGACCGCCGTCTCGACGACGTGGCGGCCGGCCGGTTCGCGCTCGTCACGTCCACCGAGCCGCCCGCCACCCTACGGGCAGCCGTCGAAAAATGTGGATCGGTCGTCGTCGCCACCCGGCCCGGCAGCGAACTACACCGGTGGCTGAGGAACGGCCGTGTGGACGCCGCAGTCGTCCGCCCGGACGGCATCGTCCTCGGTGCCGGTCGCCGGTTGTCCGCGCTCTGCACCTTCCTGCCCGGCTTCGACGGGAACCTTCCCCGCCATCCGGCCGGCAACGACGTTTAG
- a CDS encoding SAM-dependent methyltransferase produces MNVDFEVPTPDSVGAFYDQVNAIIARVQGGAMHHGYWTGPDDDSDFETASARLTDMMIERVAARPGERVLDVGCGLGWPGVRLAKASGAGLVGVSVSEQDVRLANERARAEGVSDRVAFERADMLALPFPDDSFDHAMAFESIVHVHDRVRALEEIARVVRPGGRVVLTDFTVKEGPDGRSDETLAKVYDSWRVAAVPIGAEDYETIASQSGLVLDAVTDITDHVKYTSMWTYLKLRRYARDNPVPPEVERILGVFGPTLKGTEDAPPLTDAELERGWRRMLAGEQVQGMIIVVAHTPPA; encoded by the coding sequence ATGAACGTTGACTTCGAGGTGCCCACGCCAGACTCCGTCGGGGCGTTCTACGACCAGGTGAACGCGATCATCGCCCGGGTCCAGGGCGGAGCCATGCACCACGGCTACTGGACGGGGCCCGACGACGACAGCGACTTCGAGACGGCCAGCGCCCGGTTGACCGACATGATGATCGAGCGGGTTGCCGCGCGGCCGGGTGAGCGGGTGCTGGACGTTGGCTGCGGGCTGGGCTGGCCCGGCGTGCGGCTGGCCAAGGCCAGCGGTGCCGGGCTCGTCGGGGTCTCGGTCAGCGAGCAGGACGTGCGCCTGGCCAACGAGCGGGCCCGCGCCGAGGGGGTGTCGGACCGGGTCGCCTTCGAGCGGGCCGACATGCTCGCGCTGCCGTTCCCCGACGACTCCTTCGACCACGCGATGGCCTTCGAGTCGATCGTCCACGTGCACGACCGGGTGCGGGCACTGGAGGAGATCGCCCGAGTGGTACGCCCGGGCGGGCGCGTCGTGCTGACCGACTTCACGGTCAAGGAGGGGCCGGACGGGCGCTCGGACGAGACCTTGGCCAAGGTGTACGACTCCTGGCGGGTCGCCGCCGTTCCCATCGGCGCGGAGGACTACGAGACGATCGCCTCGCAGTCCGGACTTGTGCTCGACGCGGTCACCGACATCACCGACCACGTGAAGTACACCAGCATGTGGACCTACCTCAAGTTGCGGCGGTACGCCCGCGACAATCCGGTACCGCCCGAGGTGGAGCGGATCCTCGGCGTCTTCGGGCCGACCCTCAAGGGCACCGAGGACGCGCCGCCGCTCACCGACGCGGAACTTGAGCGGGGATGGCGCAGGATGCTGGCCGGGGAACAGGTGCAAGGAATGATCATCGTCGTCGCGCACACGCCGCCCGCTTGA
- a CDS encoding winged helix-turn-helix domain-containing protein has translation MADEVYRFGSFDLDVTRRQLSCADRPIHVEPRALALLCHLVENRDRLVTKAELLDTVWRGRFVSEAALTTALRTARRSIGDDGTRQRLIRTLQRRGYQFVAPTTLRPATAPAGPDAAVPAPARRPGPGGAARTARSSVSAGPGTAPASPMPSPVTALP, from the coding sequence ATGGCCGACGAGGTGTACCGCTTCGGATCGTTCGACTTGGATGTCACGCGCCGCCAGCTCAGCTGTGCGGACCGGCCGATCCATGTCGAGCCGCGAGCCTTGGCGCTGCTCTGTCATCTTGTCGAGAACCGTGATCGCTTGGTGACCAAGGCCGAACTGCTCGATACGGTGTGGCGCGGACGTTTTGTCAGCGAGGCCGCGCTCACCACCGCCCTGCGCACCGCCCGCCGGTCGATCGGTGACGACGGCACCCGGCAGCGACTCATTCGCACCCTGCAACGGCGCGGTTACCAGTTCGTGGCGCCCACGACACTGCGCCCGGCCACCGCGCCGGCCGGCCCCGACGCCGCCGTTCCGGCCCCGGCCCGGCGGCCAGGTCCCGGCGGGGCGGCGCGGACCGCGAGATCATCCGTTTCTGCCGGACCAGGGACGGCACCCGCATCGCCTATGCCGTCACCGGTGACGGCCCTCCCCTGA
- a CDS encoding alpha/beta fold hydrolase, whose translation MWSHWFDGLARNRQLIRYDERGYGLSDWTSAGTSVEDWIADLDAVADAIGLDRFPLLGVSQGGAVALAYAALRPERISRLILAGAYGKGRLVRAADDMERDAAAVDMDVARVGWLTQDRSFLRFFASQFQADAPPEQWDEFVALQRQTTSTENGVRFLEALARIDVSDLAHRVRCPTLIIHSRGDQRVPVAEATELASLVPDNRLVLLDSRNHLLTASEPAWPVFVHHVNSFLAE comes from the coding sequence ATGTGGTCGCACTGGTTCGACGGACTCGCCCGAAATCGTCAGTTGATCCGCTACGACGAGCGCGGCTACGGCCTCTCCGACTGGACCTCGGCGGGAACCTCCGTCGAGGATTGGATCGCCGACCTCGACGCGGTGGCCGACGCGATCGGTCTCGATCGATTCCCACTGCTCGGCGTGTCCCAGGGCGGGGCGGTAGCGCTGGCGTACGCTGCGCTGCGTCCCGAGCGGATCAGCAGGCTGATCCTCGCCGGGGCCTACGGCAAGGGGCGGCTGGTCCGCGCCGCTGACGACATGGAGCGCGACGCGGCGGCCGTCGACATGGACGTCGCCCGGGTCGGTTGGCTCACCCAGGATCGCAGTTTTCTGCGCTTCTTCGCGTCCCAGTTCCAGGCGGACGCCCCGCCGGAGCAGTGGGATGAATTCGTGGCCCTGCAGCGACAGACCACCTCCACAGAGAACGGTGTCCGGTTTCTGGAGGCACTGGCCCGCATCGACGTCTCGGACCTCGCTCACCGGGTGAGGTGCCCCACGCTGATCATCCATTCCCGAGGAGATCAACGAGTGCCGGTCGCGGAGGCGACGGAACTGGCCTCCCTCGTCCCCGACAACCGCCTCGTCCTGCTCGACAGCCGCAACCATCTGCTCACCGCGTCCGAGCCGGCCTGGCCCGTCTTCGTGCACCACGTCAACAGCTTCCTTGCGGAGTGA
- a CDS encoding FAD-dependent oxidoreductase, with protein sequence MSDRRGGKAIVIGASIAGLATARVLSDHFDQVTILERDCLPEEPVVRRGVPQGRHAHVLMAAGMRLFSDWFPELVDDLLSGGAVPIPGVDLLWHQGGAHWRMPDSGHPAMSMSRPLLEGSIRRRLLSDRPNVSITDQTAVDSLIVTDGRATGVRCNGAEHRADLVVGCTGRNTRFLDHLSKQGFPAPEVSTIHLDMAYGTQLLRRRADERGDVLALIVGDPARGHRIGTVMPVEGDRWIVTLGAFHGDVPPTDQAGFEDFARTLPSPVPADILTRSEALTPVLTHRMPTSQRRHVERMKRSPAGFVVLGDAICSFNPVYGQGMSSAALQARALGRAVGRHGPTSPALPPDFYRRAARVIGVPWRIAAGADFADPRTSGTRPFGTDLINRYIAKVIQACHTSVPVTLRVLRVQNLVARPGSLMNPAMALRVLLAARRSPAADRHTRRLVQPPAAREPAPVPPAGEIDR encoded by the coding sequence GTGAGCGACCGCAGAGGCGGCAAGGCCATTGTCATCGGTGCGAGCATCGCGGGCTTGGCGACCGCGCGGGTCCTGAGCGACCACTTCGACCAGGTGACGATCCTCGAACGCGACTGCCTGCCCGAGGAGCCGGTGGTGCGACGAGGCGTTCCACAGGGACGTCATGCCCATGTGCTGATGGCCGCAGGCATGCGGCTGTTCAGTGACTGGTTCCCCGAACTCGTCGATGACCTCCTGTCAGGTGGCGCTGTCCCCATCCCCGGCGTTGATCTGCTCTGGCACCAGGGGGGCGCCCACTGGAGGATGCCCGACTCCGGTCACCCGGCGATGTCGATGAGCCGGCCACTGCTCGAAGGCTCGATCCGCCGACGACTCTTGTCGGATCGGCCCAACGTGTCCATCACCGACCAGACGGCGGTGGACAGCCTCATCGTGACGGACGGCCGGGCGACCGGAGTCCGCTGCAACGGCGCGGAGCACCGGGCCGACCTCGTCGTCGGCTGCACCGGCCGGAACACCCGGTTCCTCGACCACCTTTCCAAGCAGGGCTTCCCCGCACCCGAGGTCTCGACCATCCACCTCGACATGGCCTACGGGACCCAACTGCTGCGACGGCGAGCGGACGAGCGCGGCGACGTCCTCGCGCTGATCGTCGGGGACCCGGCCCGCGGCCACCGGATCGGCACGGTCATGCCGGTCGAGGGAGACCGATGGATCGTCACCCTCGGCGCGTTCCACGGTGACGTACCCCCGACCGATCAGGCCGGGTTCGAGGACTTCGCCCGCACCCTGCCGTCGCCCGTACCCGCCGACATCCTGACCCGGTCCGAGGCCCTGACGCCGGTGCTGACCCACCGGATGCCCACCAGCCAGCGCCGCCACGTGGAACGGATGAAGCGCAGTCCGGCGGGATTCGTGGTGTTGGGCGATGCCATCTGCAGCTTCAATCCGGTCTACGGACAGGGGATGTCGTCGGCAGCCCTCCAGGCCAGGGCGCTCGGTCGAGCCGTCGGGCGGCACGGCCCCACCTCACCAGCGTTGCCACCAGACTTCTACCGGCGGGCCGCCAGAGTGATCGGTGTGCCGTGGCGGATCGCCGCCGGCGCCGACTTCGCCGATCCCCGCACCAGCGGAACGCGGCCGTTCGGCACCGACCTCATCAACCGGTACATCGCGAAGGTGATCCAGGCGTGCCACACCTCCGTGCCGGTGACCCTGCGGGTGCTGCGGGTGCAGAATCTGGTGGCGCGGCCGGGATCACTGATGAACCCCGCCATGGCACTGCGGGTGCTGCTGGCCGCTCGCCGCTCGCCGGCCGCGGATCGGCACACCCGACGGCTCGTGCAGCCACCTGCGGCCCGCGAGCCGGCCCCGGTTCCCCCGGCCGGCGAGATCGATCGGTGA
- a CDS encoding alpha/beta fold hydrolase — protein sequence MEATYRFGDYELDPSRHQLRRAGAAVHVEPRALDLLCHLVKHRDRIVTKNELLDEVWGDRFVSEAALTTGLRTARLAVGDTGSQQQMIRTVHRRGYQFVGPTTVLRAGPTAEPGRVSGTVSKPPRPVIGADRQTIQFCNADDGTAIAYAAVGSGPPLLKAANWMTHLDLEWATPVWSHWLNGLARDRQLIRYDERGCGMSDWVAPSYTFDDWVDDLETVVDAVGLDRFPLLGVSQGGAVAVAYAVRRPERVSRLILAGAYARGRRVRAGNAAESDAAALDLSLARVGWLHQDPGFLRVFASQFLPDGTPEEWQEFTAFQRRTTSPENGVRFLEEFARIDVSDIAHRVQCPTLIIHARDDARVPVSQARELAALIPDSRLVLLDSRNHLLTASESAWDEFLFHIDDFLGE from the coding sequence GTGGAAGCTACCTATCGCTTCGGTGACTACGAGCTGGACCCCTCTCGTCACCAGCTCCGCCGGGCCGGTGCGGCGGTCCACGTCGAGCCCCGTGCCCTCGACCTCCTGTGCCACCTGGTGAAGCACCGGGACCGGATCGTCACGAAGAACGAACTGCTCGACGAGGTGTGGGGTGACCGCTTCGTCAGCGAGGCCGCCCTCACCACGGGGCTGCGGACCGCGCGCCTGGCCGTGGGGGACACGGGCAGCCAGCAGCAGATGATCCGCACCGTCCACCGGCGGGGCTATCAGTTCGTCGGCCCGACGACCGTGCTCCGGGCCGGACCGACGGCCGAGCCCGGGCGGGTCTCCGGCACCGTGTCGAAACCGCCGAGACCGGTGATCGGCGCGGACCGCCAGACCATCCAGTTCTGCAACGCGGACGACGGCACCGCCATCGCGTACGCCGCCGTCGGTTCAGGCCCGCCGCTGCTCAAGGCTGCCAACTGGATGACGCATCTCGACCTGGAGTGGGCGACTCCGGTGTGGTCGCACTGGCTCAACGGTCTCGCGCGTGACCGGCAGCTGATCCGCTATGACGAGCGGGGCTGTGGCATGTCGGACTGGGTGGCGCCGAGCTACACCTTCGACGACTGGGTCGATGATCTGGAGACGGTGGTCGACGCGGTGGGCCTTGACCGGTTTCCGCTGCTCGGTGTCTCGCAGGGCGGCGCGGTGGCGGTGGCCTACGCGGTGCGGCGTCCCGAACGGGTCAGCAGGTTGATTCTGGCGGGCGCCTACGCGCGTGGCCGCCGGGTCAGGGCCGGCAACGCCGCCGAGAGTGACGCGGCGGCACTCGACCTGAGCCTGGCCCGGGTCGGCTGGCTACACCAGGACCCGGGGTTCCTGCGGGTCTTCGCCTCCCAGTTCCTGCCGGACGGCACCCCGGAGGAGTGGCAGGAGTTCACCGCCTTTCAGCGGCGGACGACCTCGCCGGAGAACGGCGTCCGTTTCCTGGAGGAGTTTGCTCGGATCGACGTGTCCGACATCGCGCACCGGGTGCAGTGTCCGACCCTGATCATCCACGCCCGCGACGACGCGCGAGTGCCGGTCTCGCAGGCCAGAGAGCTGGCCGCGCTCATCCCCGACAGCCGGCTGGTCCTGCTGGACAGCCGGAATCACCTGCTGACCGCCTCCGAGTCGGCCTGGGACGAGTTCCTGTTCCACATCGACGACTTCCTGGGCGAATGA